In Brevibacillus marinus, the genomic window CAACGGGTTTGCCGAATATATCCTTCAACCTGCGCTCAAACATTTTCATCAACCGCTCGCGTCCCTTCACCTCCGGCGGAGTCGGGTATTCACGTCCGTCGACAATGACCGGTTGATCGTAACGAATCAGAATGTACGGAAGATATTCGTCATACAACGCGCGTATCCGCTTGGCATGCTGCGGATTGCGGGCATACAGCTTCAGCATGCGCAAGCCGAAGCCGACATGCCGCCCCTCGTCTTCCTTGATGCGGGCAAAGCCTTCGGCCAATCCGGGCAGCAGCCCTTTGCTCGCGAATACCGCTTCAAACACGTCGTATCCGCTCATCGCCTGCACACCTTCAATGATCCCCTGGTAATGGGTCAATCCTTCCACCAATGCCGCCTCGCGCTCCTCTGCCCCTAGTTCCAGGGCCCCCAGCATTTTTTTCGCCCGTTCATCCAGCTTCTCCTGAACGATATTTTTCACGCCGACAATTCGTTCCCGGCCGAACACCTCTTTGAAATAACGGAGGAAAAACTCGGTATGTTTAAATTCTTCCAGCAGCTGCGTACTGAGAAAAGCCTGCTGCTCTGTTGAGGAGCCGAGCATGATCCACGGACAGAACTTCAATGCCACGTTCTCTTCGGCATCGAGAAATCCTGTGCAAAAATGGATCAGATACCCTTTCAAATCATCATCAAGTGCCGCAAAGTCTTTTTTGTCCTGACTCAGGTCAATCGCAGCAGGATCCCAT contains:
- a CDS encoding R2-like ligand-binding oxidase, with the protein product MGEQLNQYREDELITGLDKTTDEVAWDLYRKAIRFGTWDPAAIDLSQDKKDFAALDDDLKGYLIHFCTGFLDAEENVALKFCPWIMLGSSTEQQAFLSTQLLEEFKHTEFFLRYFKEVFGRERIVGVKNIVQEKLDERAKKMLGALELGAEEREAALVEGLTHYQGIIEGVQAMSGYDVFEAVFASKGLLPGLAEGFARIKEDEGRHVGFGLRMLKLYARNPQHAKRIRALYDEYLPYILIRYDQPVIVDGREYPTPPEVKGRERLMKMFERRLKDIFGKPVAV